One window of the Alicyclobacillus vulcanalis genome contains the following:
- a CDS encoding TIGR02680 family protein, which yields MAQRYRLSRAGLFNFWLYDDETLEFDHGRLLLRGPNGAGKSVTMQSLLPLVLDGDKRPVRLDPFGSRDRKIEFYLLGDDQSGVQDRIGYLWLEFVRGEAPEATNVTVGIGLRATRGRSAVQFWGFAITDGRRVGKDLVLYDETLYLKEGQKYPLDATKLAEVLGPGGQVVRTQEEYQALVNRLLFGYRDLGAYADLLNLMIQVRSPKLSKEFKPSTMYETLYSALPPVDEDELASLANMLEDLDEHAAHLEETVQHRIHAERLYRAYDRYNRVVLFQRAQAAREALNAEEEAQDNVRKAEQVCGHLNIALSELEQTMGEVEADADRTEAELEALEHSEAMGIQRELDGIQQQIDLLSGEEARARNALREAERDLERRQENLRKAGERRSRCEQRIAAGRETLDRLADAAEFAGHAVYAGADGGLVHPDDVFDRWLADVKAHAERLERAITLGRQEARARERAADAERAMGEAAMRRDTEEANLRAAESRFEQTVEAQEDAIFRWYQGLTEIPASDETWRAALYALRAYPDAPYEEVMRPFRRAQEDAIGEAMRREHELRAAMERRVEEKRALEGELAEWRERRDPEPPRREARIASRIRRQRAGEVGAPLYMACEFRDGVDARTQAALERALEAAGLIDAWISPSRPAVEPGEEEVWIAPRPALLGYTLADFLRPTVPEGSGLQAVDVEDALRTVVIGDEADAGQAAVQPDGRYHLGPLAGYTDEKPHAEWIGYEARRRTKLARIKELESAIAVAEAEIARFAEQIEAMRRHRAQLEEEMRAFPLEEPLRRAREDVDRAKLRLEEAVLSHRRQAEAYQEARAKWRACEEAWVAERSAWARLAQLEDFVEALEQLQRYRDSLHDVRRFSTEYVHVTHEVSQLGEDIERITARADAERERSVELMRQQEGLHVRAEALRAQLRALGIIDMYERQKELRARRDALRRRHHDLAAKRRELDEKAGMAKGRLEQAQSALREKEQAAERALEALRAEWALGLVDGIAEELRQPAGRQALARLANIVYREIRGLHGSEHEGSARQRLMDELEWVRNVLVDYALEGTYDDVLERMMVRSVRDRNRPLTPYALWQELVRLEDEQRLYIQERERELYEEIFMRSVGRAIRDKINRAEAWVRQMNRFMSQRSNGFALSLEWQPRPAQDESDMSAERLVALLRKSPELMLSEEMEDLIRHFRTRIDYARQEAEGGGSFREWVYQLLDYRQWFEFRLFFRKAGMASRRELTDSQFNVLSGGEKAMAMYIPLFAAVDARLSDARDDAPRIVCLDEAFAGVDDDNVRDMFALLVSLDYDFIMTSQQIWGCYDTVPSLSIVEVHRPLDVDVVTLIRFHWNGRVRVMKVPHEEEAVHLP from the coding sequence ATGGCGCAGCGATATCGACTGTCTCGCGCGGGGCTTTTTAACTTTTGGCTCTACGACGACGAGACGCTTGAATTCGATCACGGCCGCCTGCTCCTCCGGGGCCCGAATGGCGCCGGAAAGTCCGTCACGATGCAGTCGCTTCTGCCGCTTGTGCTGGACGGCGACAAGCGACCTGTTCGGCTTGATCCGTTCGGGTCGCGGGATCGCAAGATTGAGTTTTACTTGCTCGGTGACGACCAGAGCGGCGTCCAGGATCGGATTGGCTACCTGTGGTTGGAGTTCGTTCGCGGCGAAGCGCCTGAGGCGACCAATGTCACGGTCGGCATCGGCTTGCGCGCGACCCGCGGCCGTTCGGCGGTCCAGTTCTGGGGATTCGCGATCACGGACGGGCGGCGGGTGGGCAAGGACTTGGTGTTGTACGATGAAACGCTGTACTTGAAAGAAGGACAGAAGTATCCGCTGGATGCGACGAAGCTTGCCGAAGTCCTGGGGCCAGGCGGTCAGGTGGTGCGCACGCAGGAGGAGTACCAGGCGCTCGTCAATCGCCTGTTGTTCGGCTATCGAGACCTTGGCGCCTATGCGGATCTGCTGAACCTCATGATTCAAGTGCGCTCGCCCAAGTTGTCCAAGGAGTTTAAGCCTTCAACGATGTACGAGACGCTTTACAGCGCCCTTCCGCCGGTGGATGAGGACGAGCTCGCATCGCTGGCGAACATGCTGGAAGATTTGGACGAGCATGCGGCGCATTTGGAGGAGACGGTGCAGCACCGCATTCATGCGGAACGGCTGTATCGGGCGTATGATCGCTACAACCGTGTGGTGCTGTTTCAGCGGGCACAGGCGGCGCGCGAGGCGCTGAACGCGGAAGAGGAAGCGCAGGACAACGTTCGCAAGGCGGAGCAAGTGTGTGGACATCTGAATATCGCGCTGAGCGAACTTGAGCAAACCATGGGAGAAGTGGAGGCTGACGCCGATCGGACCGAGGCCGAGCTGGAAGCACTCGAACATTCCGAGGCGATGGGCATCCAGCGGGAGCTCGACGGAATTCAGCAACAGATCGACTTGTTGTCGGGCGAGGAAGCTCGTGCGCGCAACGCGCTGCGCGAAGCGGAGCGGGATCTCGAGCGCCGGCAGGAAAACCTCCGCAAAGCGGGGGAACGCCGCAGCCGGTGTGAGCAACGCATCGCGGCGGGGCGCGAGACGCTGGATCGCCTGGCGGATGCGGCGGAATTTGCGGGTCATGCCGTGTACGCGGGCGCAGATGGGGGGCTGGTCCACCCGGACGACGTGTTCGACCGATGGTTGGCTGACGTGAAGGCCCATGCGGAACGCCTCGAACGCGCGATTACCCTGGGCCGGCAGGAGGCAAGGGCGCGCGAGCGCGCAGCGGATGCAGAGCGAGCCATGGGCGAGGCCGCCATGAGGCGGGACACCGAAGAGGCGAACCTACGTGCGGCGGAGTCGCGCTTCGAACAGACAGTGGAAGCGCAAGAGGACGCCATCTTCCGTTGGTACCAAGGCCTGACGGAGATACCTGCCTCGGACGAGACTTGGCGCGCGGCGCTGTACGCGCTGCGAGCGTATCCCGACGCGCCGTACGAAGAGGTGATGCGCCCCTTCCGGAGGGCGCAGGAAGACGCGATCGGCGAGGCCATGCGGCGCGAGCACGAGCTTCGCGCAGCGATGGAGCGTCGTGTCGAGGAGAAGCGGGCGCTCGAGGGGGAGCTTGCAGAGTGGCGCGAGCGCAGAGATCCCGAGCCGCCGCGGCGTGAGGCGCGCATCGCTTCGCGCATCCGCCGGCAGCGTGCAGGCGAGGTGGGTGCGCCGCTTTACATGGCGTGCGAGTTTCGTGACGGCGTCGATGCGCGCACGCAGGCGGCCCTGGAACGGGCGCTTGAGGCCGCAGGGCTCATTGACGCCTGGATTTCGCCGTCTCGGCCTGCTGTCGAGCCGGGCGAAGAGGAGGTATGGATTGCACCTCGGCCTGCGCTCTTGGGCTATACGCTCGCCGATTTCCTGCGGCCGACGGTTCCCGAGGGATCCGGGCTTCAGGCAGTGGACGTCGAGGACGCGCTGCGCACGGTCGTGATCGGCGACGAGGCTGATGCCGGGCAGGCCGCCGTCCAGCCGGACGGACGATATCATCTCGGGCCGCTCGCGGGGTACACGGATGAGAAACCCCATGCGGAGTGGATCGGATACGAGGCGCGGAGGCGCACCAAACTCGCGCGGATCAAGGAGCTCGAGTCTGCCATCGCAGTCGCCGAGGCGGAGATCGCTCGCTTCGCGGAACAGATAGAGGCGATGAGGCGCCACCGCGCGCAGCTTGAAGAAGAGATGCGGGCGTTTCCGCTCGAGGAGCCGCTGCGCAGGGCGCGTGAAGATGTCGACCGCGCCAAGCTCCGGCTGGAGGAAGCCGTTCTGTCGCACAGGCGGCAAGCCGAGGCGTACCAGGAGGCGCGGGCCAAGTGGCGCGCGTGCGAAGAGGCATGGGTGGCCGAAAGATCGGCCTGGGCGCGGCTAGCGCAGCTCGAGGATTTTGTGGAGGCACTTGAGCAACTCCAACGGTATCGCGACAGCCTCCACGATGTGCGCCGCTTCTCCACCGAATACGTCCATGTGACCCACGAGGTGTCGCAGCTCGGGGAGGACATCGAGCGGATCACGGCGCGGGCGGACGCGGAGCGGGAGCGCAGCGTGGAGCTCATGCGCCAGCAGGAGGGCCTGCACGTGCGCGCGGAAGCGCTGCGCGCGCAGCTGCGGGCGCTGGGTATTATCGATATGTATGAGCGCCAGAAGGAATTGCGAGCACGTAGGGACGCGCTTCGCAGGCGCCACCATGACCTCGCAGCGAAGCGCCGGGAACTCGATGAGAAGGCCGGCATGGCGAAAGGCCGGCTGGAGCAGGCGCAGAGCGCCCTTCGCGAGAAGGAGCAGGCGGCCGAACGCGCGCTCGAGGCGCTAAGAGCGGAGTGGGCGCTCGGGCTCGTGGACGGGATCGCAGAGGAGCTTCGTCAGCCTGCGGGACGCCAGGCGCTCGCGCGGTTGGCGAACATCGTCTACCGCGAGATCCGGGGACTCCATGGATCGGAACACGAGGGAAGCGCGCGGCAGCGGCTGATGGACGAGCTGGAGTGGGTGCGAAATGTGCTCGTGGACTATGCGCTTGAGGGGACGTACGACGACGTGCTTGAGCGCATGATGGTGCGATCCGTCCGCGACCGGAACCGCCCGTTGACACCCTACGCCCTGTGGCAGGAGCTCGTTCGACTGGAAGACGAGCAGCGCCTGTACATTCAAGAGCGCGAGCGAGAATTGTACGAAGAGATCTTTATGCGCAGCGTCGGCCGTGCCATTCGCGACAAGATCAACCGCGCGGAGGCATGGGTGCGTCAGATGAACCGGTTTATGTCGCAGCGATCCAATGGCTTCGCGCTGTCTCTCGAGTGGCAGCCGCGCCCGGCACAGGACGAGAGCGACATGAGCGCTGAGCGGCTGGTGGCGCTTTTGCGCAAGAGTCCAGAACTGATGCTGTCGGAGGAGATGGAGGACTTGATCCGCCACTTCCGTACGCGCATTGACTACGCGCGCCAGGAGGCGGAAGGCGGAGGATCGTTCCGCGAATGGGTGTATCAGTTGCTCGACTACCGGCAGTGGTTTGAGTTTCGCCTCTTCTTCCGAAAGGCGGGCATGGCTTCCCGGCGCGAGCTGACGGACTCGCAGTTCAACGTCCTGAGCGGCGGCGAGAAGGCGATGGCGATGTACATCCCGCTGTTTGCCGCTGTGGACGCGCGCCTCAGCGACGCTCGGGACGACGCGCCCCGCATCGTCTGCCTCGACGAGGCGTTCGCCGGCGTGGATGACGACAACGTGCGCGATATGTTCGCACTGCTCGTGTCGCTCGACTACGACTTCATCATGACCAGTCAACAGATCTGGGGGTGTTACGACACCGTGCCGTCTCTGTCCATCGTGGAGGTGCATCGCCCCCTGGATGTCGACGTGGTGACGCTCATCCGCTTCCACTGGAACGGGCGAGTGCGCGTGATGAAAGTCCCTCACGAGGAGGAGGCCGTTCACCTGCCATGA
- a CDS encoding TIGR02677 family protein has translation MPSIGPEHLRPLSEFKYLNAENVSRYRLIMRIFYENHMRLRYWLRPLDVHGAVLETGLIPGYTVEQCEQDLQVLHEWGNLECQQDKAKSTSIEEFKKKRFRYQMTAVAVEIERLLNALEQVQGYGGELDATPLETIARILRDIRERAQEMSRAESFAVWKELMDRFRRLHENAVDYYAQISSAKAEALMQTEAFLAFKEDLRRYLQQFALGLQQFGAQIEGTLRALSSDVVEAFLSSVTWGEMEIPNLEDRREFDERMVAHREEWRSLEGWFIGLDGDDSEVVKLERATKEAIGRVVRQALALQEQARAGVSRRRDLSYLARWFMSLDSIAEAHRLGAAVFGLYVPRHFQGEPPRSTDSADCSMWDEAPVFRALSPKTRGPRQRLAVSPVRDRAVQKAKATEAWHQAQANARDVERRWLREGTFSMAEFDELTVEDRGLLLQWVSRALSRADRRFRSPEGYQIRVEIPEHGERHCIVFSDGEMEMPNFKFYIWREHR, from the coding sequence GTGCCGAGCATCGGTCCTGAACATCTGAGACCTTTGTCCGAGTTCAAGTATCTCAATGCGGAGAACGTTTCGCGTTATCGTCTGATCATGAGAATTTTTTACGAAAACCACATGAGGCTTCGCTACTGGTTGCGTCCCTTGGATGTTCACGGCGCGGTGCTCGAGACGGGCCTGATTCCGGGTTACACCGTCGAGCAGTGTGAGCAGGACCTCCAGGTGCTTCACGAGTGGGGCAATTTGGAGTGCCAACAAGACAAGGCGAAATCCACAAGCATTGAAGAGTTTAAGAAGAAGCGGTTTCGGTATCAGATGACCGCGGTGGCGGTCGAGATCGAACGGCTGTTGAATGCCCTCGAGCAGGTTCAGGGCTATGGCGGCGAACTCGACGCGACGCCGCTGGAGACGATAGCGAGAATTTTGCGCGACATACGGGAGCGGGCCCAGGAAATGTCTCGCGCCGAGAGCTTCGCGGTGTGGAAGGAGCTCATGGACCGCTTCCGCCGGCTTCACGAAAACGCCGTGGACTACTATGCGCAGATCTCGAGCGCCAAAGCGGAAGCCCTCATGCAGACAGAGGCCTTTCTCGCATTCAAGGAGGATCTGCGCCGCTATCTTCAACAGTTTGCGCTGGGACTGCAGCAGTTTGGCGCTCAGATTGAAGGCACGCTGCGCGCGCTTTCTTCGGATGTGGTGGAAGCCTTCTTGTCGAGTGTCACGTGGGGAGAAATGGAGATTCCCAATCTGGAGGACCGGCGCGAATTCGATGAGCGTATGGTGGCCCACCGCGAGGAGTGGAGGTCGCTCGAGGGCTGGTTCATAGGCCTGGATGGCGATGACAGCGAGGTCGTGAAGTTGGAGCGCGCCACGAAAGAGGCCATCGGGCGCGTGGTGCGGCAGGCGCTGGCACTGCAGGAGCAGGCTCGTGCGGGCGTTAGTCGCAGGCGAGATTTGTCTTATCTCGCGAGGTGGTTCATGAGCCTTGACTCGATTGCGGAGGCGCATCGCCTCGGTGCCGCTGTGTTTGGCTTGTACGTTCCGCGCCACTTTCAGGGTGAGCCGCCGCGATCGACCGATTCAGCGGACTGCTCCATGTGGGACGAGGCCCCCGTGTTCCGCGCGCTTTCACCAAAGACGCGTGGACCACGGCAGCGTTTGGCGGTGTCCCCTGTCCGGGATCGCGCGGTGCAAAAGGCGAAGGCGACGGAGGCGTGGCATCAGGCTCAAGCGAACGCGCGCGATGTGGAGCGCCGGTGGCTCCGGGAGGGGACGTTTTCCATGGCCGAATTCGACGAGCTTACCGTGGAGGACCGTGGCTTGTTGCTGCAATGGGTAAGCCGCGCGCTGTCGAGGGCGGATCGCCGGTTTCGAAGTCCGGAGGGCTATCAGATTCGAGTTGAGATCCCGGAACATGGAGAACGCCATTGCATTGTCTTTTCAGATGGAGAGATGGAGATGCCCAATTTCAAATTTTACATCTGGAGGGAACATCGATGA
- a CDS encoding TIGR02678 family protein: MRHGRSRGEREELQQAARLLLSRPWVTKEQQPEEYRLVHRHQHALRDWFQKMAGWALVVTSEIAKLEKQPAVHRPWMRIDEFLHPRDYALFAYALWFLEGRQREEQFLLSELIDAIGEESRRNGDELDWTNYDHRLSMVRALKKLRDLGVLQAVDGEENAWARDDTQNVLYEATRLARYVMNRFPRDFASYQTIDELYEADIFMGSDGSSEWESWATAHRRHRVIRRFLVEPVVYDADFSEEERRYVQTQRSFLVDRIEQLTGLMGRRFREGLLFTWPDLRGEFEWFPGESTLSDVCLLVANVLVERIREKHASLAPAEHGRYHVPLGELEALILELRNIHGPRWSKELREKAVAALTRDVLAMMSEWHLVAWDGADVWLLPALSRYVGAYDGELAQEEGSDGAAISTVSRGAF, translated from the coding sequence ATGAGGCATGGGCGCTCGCGAGGTGAACGGGAGGAACTCCAGCAGGCGGCACGCCTCCTCTTGTCGCGCCCGTGGGTCACCAAGGAGCAACAGCCCGAGGAGTACCGGCTGGTGCACCGTCACCAACATGCGCTGCGGGACTGGTTTCAGAAGATGGCCGGCTGGGCTCTGGTGGTGACGAGTGAAATCGCCAAGCTTGAAAAGCAGCCTGCTGTGCATCGGCCGTGGATGCGAATCGACGAATTTCTTCATCCGCGGGATTACGCGCTGTTTGCCTATGCGCTCTGGTTCCTCGAAGGACGGCAGCGCGAAGAACAGTTCCTCCTGTCCGAGCTTATCGATGCCATTGGCGAAGAGTCGCGCAGAAACGGGGACGAACTCGACTGGACGAACTATGATCACCGCCTGTCCATGGTCCGGGCGCTCAAGAAGTTGCGCGATCTCGGCGTGCTTCAAGCTGTGGACGGCGAGGAGAACGCTTGGGCGCGCGACGACACGCAGAACGTGCTGTACGAGGCGACGCGACTGGCCAGGTACGTCATGAATCGGTTCCCACGCGATTTTGCGTCGTACCAGACCATTGACGAGTTGTACGAAGCGGACATCTTCATGGGTTCGGACGGATCGAGCGAATGGGAGTCTTGGGCGACGGCGCACAGGCGCCACCGTGTGATTCGGCGGTTTCTCGTGGAACCCGTGGTCTACGATGCAGACTTCTCCGAGGAGGAACGCAGGTATGTGCAAACCCAGCGGAGCTTCCTGGTCGACCGCATTGAACAGCTGACGGGGCTTATGGGCAGGCGGTTCCGGGAGGGCCTATTGTTCACGTGGCCCGACTTGCGGGGCGAATTCGAATGGTTTCCGGGTGAGTCGACGCTGTCGGACGTCTGCCTCCTGGTTGCCAACGTGCTGGTGGAGCGCATTCGCGAGAAGCACGCGTCCCTGGCACCAGCTGAACACGGACGTTACCATGTGCCGCTCGGCGAGTTGGAGGCGCTCATTTTGGAGCTGCGCAACATCCATGGACCGCGCTGGTCAAAGGAACTGCGCGAAAAAGCCGTGGCTGCGCTGACGCGCGATGTGTTGGCCATGATGAGCGAGTGGCATTTGGTGGCGTGGGACGGCGCGGACGTGTGGCTGCTTCCCGCGCTCTCGCGCTACGTGGGCGCCTACGATGGAGAACTTGCTCAGGAGGAGGGATCAGATGGCGCAGCGATATCGACTGTCTCGCGCGGGGCTTTTTAA